In one Mustela lutreola isolate mMusLut2 chromosome 8, mMusLut2.pri, whole genome shotgun sequence genomic region, the following are encoded:
- the LOC131839755 gene encoding LOW QUALITY PROTEIN: Golgi-associated RAB2 interactor protein 4-like (The sequence of the model RefSeq protein was modified relative to this genomic sequence to represent the inferred CDS: inserted 1 base in 1 codon; deleted 4 bases in 2 codons): MESLTPYHKAHSASRVGMFNTAMGKXQRQLRKGEYDLFKYAPMLESDFVQVTKRGEVVDVHNRVRMMTVGIASTSPILPLPDVLLLAHPATGCEQYSDQGQATKGKGRKASTTLELTRLLPLKFVRLSVHDREKQMLRLKFATGRSCYLRLSPPLDAQEDLFPYWESIIQVLRPPPVPTHSRTDAARAEDMLAMPLLEDDDGRNAAGSDFEIDQDQVSVRSLHEGSEVAGATSAAFAGGEETFQDPPKPNSVPTVAAPNCPGLFRESAAGATTEAAAAGEAAAATAVAAAGTAAEFAAGEAGRCLAFAGPGAAGKPAGAPPRKRREEEERAPRSSRHRRAADSRHKAPGHKITPADSSRSLGSHRAAREPKKDKGRSSPARGRRAPDQGISHAPSAKDSGTSHKSGRSLSAGRSGSGTKMLGRIRGFLRKLRVSLAARRAASPHRREVAMGKKTADTSGVVEAIAQEAASSQGLESAGSRSPEVMEGWKFLGPDIGQLGDLSQETLKINK; the protein is encoded by the exons ATGGAGTCTCTGACGCCTTATCACAAGGCCCACAGCGCCTCCAGGGTGGGCATGTTCAACACCGCCATGGGGA CTCAGCGACAACTGCGCAAGGGAGAATATGACCTGTTTAAATACGCACCCATGCTCGAAAGCGACTTTGTGCAGGTCACCAAAAGAGGGGAAGTCGTCGACGTGCACAACCGAGTCCGAATGATGACCGTGGGCATCGCATCCACCAGCCCCATCCTCCCGCTCCCAGATGTCCTGCTGCTGGCCCACCCGGCCACCGGCTGTGAACAGTACTCAGACCAGGGCCAGGCCACCAAGGGAAAAGGCCGCAAGGCTTCCACGACCCTGGAGCTCACCAGGCTCCTTCCCTTGAAGTTTGTGAGGCTTTCTGTTCACGACCGGGAAAAACAAATGCTTCGCCTCAAATTCGCCACCGGCCGCTCCTGCTACCTGCGGCTGAGCCCCCCACTGGATGCACAGGAAGACCTCTTCCCCTACTGGGAGAGCATTATCCAGGTACTGAGGCCGCCGCCGGTGCCCACTCACAGCAGAACCGACGCCGCTCGAGCAGAGGACATGCTGGCCATGCCTCTGCTGGAGGACGACGACGGGAGGAACGCAGCAGGCTCAGATTTCGAAATAGATCAGGACCAGGTCAGTGTCAGGAGCCTCCACGAGGGCTCTGAGGTGGCCGGGGCCACCTCTGCAGCTTTTGCTGGCGGGGAAGAGACCTTTCAGGACCCCCCAAAACCCAACAGCGTGCCCACTGTCGCTGCCCCCAACTGCCCGGGGCTCTTCAGGGAGTCGGCAGCAGGGGCCACGACCGAGGCGGCGGCCGCCGGGGAGGCCGCGGCAGCCACGGCAGTGGCGGCGGCAGGGACAGCAGCAGAGTTCGCAGCGGGGGAGGCCGGCAGATGCCTGGCGTTCGCCGGGCCCGGAGCTGCCGGCAAGCCTGCGGGAGCGCCGCCCCGCAAGcgccgggaggaggaggagcgagCCCCCCGCAGTTCCCGCCACCGCAGGGCCGCCGACAGCCGCCACAAGGCCCCGGGGCACAAGATAACCCCGGCGGACTCCAGCCGCTCCTTAGGCAGCCACAGAGCCGCGCGGGAGCCCAAGAAGGACAAGGGCCGCAGCAGCCCGGCGCGCGGCAGGCGCGCCCCCGACCAAGGCATCAGCCACGCCCCCAGCGCCAAGGACTCCGGGACCTCCCACAAGTCGGGGCGGAGCCTCTCCGCCGGCAGGTCGGGCTCAGGCACCAAGATGCTTGGCAGGATCCGCGGGTTCCTGAGGAAGCTGAGAGTCAGCCTCGCTGCC AGGCGCGCGGCCTCCCCACACCGCAGAGAagtggccatggggaagaagacTGCGGACACGAGCGGTGTGGTG GAGGCCATCGCCCAGGAGGCGGCGAGCAGCCAGGGCTTGGAGAGCGCAGGGAGCCGGTCACCTGAGGTCATGGAGGGATGGAAATTCCTAGGCCCAGATATTGGGCAGCTGGGGGACCTCTCCCaggagacattaaaaataaataaataa